In a single window of the uncultured Pseudodesulfovibrio sp. genome:
- the dnaN gene encoding DNA polymerase III subunit beta — MFLKVNRDEIIEGLQKSANIIPAKTGAAFLRTIWLQCENGNLNIMSTDSNLEFMGSYPAALEGEGLAGVQGRAFYDLVKQLRSDQGELTIHTDESNQNVLVEQKARKYKFPVNDPEWFQKFSTFPEDNTVYWSGDFLHEIIDKISFCISDEDSMEAIACIYMVPREKDGEKTVEVCGLNGHQFAMLNFVNDDIYAMLPEEGVLIQKKYLTELKKWLTADEIELAISNKRLFFRTGDKRETFTLPLSYYQYPNYNNFLARLGDDNVSTLEVNRLDLVDALSRVALFNTDSNRCAYFSFADSEVTVSAQGQETGTARESIDATFTGDMERIAFPTRNLIEILNHFASPTVKFTLTGTEAPCGLTGSDDKDYNVIVMPMMIQEETYYTEENA, encoded by the coding sequence ATGTTTCTGAAAGTAAACCGAGATGAAATCATCGAAGGACTCCAGAAGTCGGCGAATATCATCCCGGCCAAAACCGGCGCCGCCTTTCTGCGGACCATCTGGCTCCAGTGCGAAAACGGGAACCTGAACATCATGAGCACGGACTCCAACCTGGAGTTCATGGGTTCCTACCCCGCGGCCCTGGAAGGGGAGGGGTTGGCCGGTGTCCAGGGACGCGCCTTCTATGATCTGGTAAAGCAGCTGCGCTCGGACCAGGGCGAGCTGACCATCCACACGGACGAGTCCAATCAGAACGTGCTGGTGGAGCAGAAGGCACGGAAGTACAAGTTTCCGGTGAACGACCCCGAGTGGTTCCAGAAGTTCTCCACCTTCCCTGAAGACAACACCGTCTATTGGTCGGGCGACTTCCTGCATGAGATCATCGACAAGATCTCGTTCTGCATTTCCGATGAGGATTCCATGGAGGCCATCGCCTGCATCTACATGGTTCCTCGTGAGAAGGACGGCGAAAAGACCGTTGAGGTCTGCGGCCTGAACGGCCATCAGTTCGCCATGCTCAACTTCGTCAACGACGACATCTACGCCATGCTTCCTGAAGAGGGCGTACTCATCCAGAAGAAGTACCTGACCGAACTGAAGAAGTGGCTGACAGCCGATGAGATCGAGCTGGCCATCTCCAACAAGCGGTTGTTCTTCCGCACCGGCGACAAGCGCGAGACCTTCACTCTGCCGCTGTCCTATTACCAGTACCCCAACTACAACAACTTCCTGGCCCGGCTGGGCGACGACAACGTCTCCACCCTGGAAGTGAACCGGCTGGATCTGGTGGACGCCTTGTCCCGCGTGGCCCTGTTCAACACCGACTCCAATCGTTGCGCGTACTTCTCTTTCGCCGACAGCGAGGTAACGGTCTCGGCCCAGGGCCAGGAGACCGGTACGGCGCGGGAATCCATTGACGCCACCTTTACCGGCGACATGGAGCGCATTGCGTTCCCGACCCGCAACCTGATCGAGATACTCAACCACTTCGCCTCTCCCACCGTGAAGTTCACTCTGACCGGCACCGAGGCCCCGTGCGGGCTGACCGGCTCCGACGACAAGGACTACAACGTGATCGTCATGCCCATGATGATCCAGGAAGAGACATACTATACCGAGGAAAACGCATAA
- a CDS encoding DnaA/Hda family protein produces the protein MKESLRQHLLQTCTDEELKRWFDPLSFDYSEENKRLTVGFPHAFFARWFESDIQDKFEAQLNMFLGNGYVVSYKDSEAPDRLRGVQVADVVKRIDFPFGQEFTFDTFLINKKNYFPIASAKEVAKQSGSLFNPFIICGPGGSGKTHLLKSVANEIAKKHDYSTIFMGSLEELNSLYSIRFKGDPFKARNHLFEYNFLFIDDFHKIKEHPHFQQELVNIFNHFYDNKKQMVLACREKVTSYDFLDDNLQSRLGWGLIVTLKEPDLEIRVGYIQRQVRAKRLSLSKEQVLTLAQRFADFRYLQGILLKLFAFKELVKQDLSQKDFEHILANTEEKTTDDLTPKKILSVVAEHFNVHVKDLTGTKRHQHIAHARQVAMFLCRQMLNTSYPALGRAFGGKDHSTVLYSVKKIDQLQEDDFELKQLLKTLKNKCRMS, from the coding sequence GTGAAAGAATCACTTCGGCAACATCTCCTCCAGACCTGTACGGACGAGGAACTCAAGCGCTGGTTCGACCCGCTTTCCTTCGATTACTCCGAGGAAAACAAACGCCTCACCGTTGGTTTTCCCCATGCGTTTTTCGCCCGATGGTTCGAGTCGGACATCCAGGACAAGTTCGAAGCCCAGCTGAATATGTTCCTGGGGAACGGGTACGTGGTCAGCTACAAGGACAGTGAAGCGCCTGATCGACTCCGCGGCGTCCAGGTGGCCGACGTGGTCAAACGCATCGACTTCCCCTTTGGTCAGGAATTCACCTTCGACACCTTTCTGATCAACAAGAAGAATTATTTCCCCATCGCTTCGGCCAAGGAAGTGGCCAAACAGTCGGGTTCCCTGTTCAATCCGTTCATCATCTGCGGGCCGGGCGGCTCGGGCAAAACCCACCTGCTCAAATCCGTGGCCAACGAGATAGCCAAGAAGCACGACTACTCGACCATTTTCATGGGCTCGCTAGAAGAACTCAATTCGCTCTATTCCATCCGCTTCAAGGGCGATCCGTTCAAGGCGCGCAACCATCTCTTCGAGTACAACTTCCTGTTCATAGACGACTTCCACAAGATCAAGGAACACCCCCATTTTCAACAGGAACTCGTCAATATTTTCAATCACTTCTACGACAACAAGAAGCAGATGGTCCTGGCCTGCCGCGAGAAGGTCACCAGCTATGATTTTCTTGACGACAACCTCCAGTCCCGACTGGGTTGGGGGCTGATCGTCACCCTCAAGGAACCCGACCTGGAGATCAGGGTAGGGTACATTCAGCGTCAGGTGCGGGCCAAACGGCTCTCACTGAGCAAGGAACAGGTCCTCACCCTGGCCCAGCGGTTCGCGGACTTCCGTTACCTGCAGGGGATCCTGCTCAAGCTGTTCGCCTTCAAGGAGCTGGTCAAACAGGACCTCTCGCAGAAGGACTTTGAACACATCCTGGCCAACACCGAGGAGAAGACCACCGACGACCTGACGCCCAAGAAGATTTTGAGCGTGGTGGCCGAACACTTCAACGTGCACGTCAAGGATCTTACCGGCACGAAACGGCATCAGCACATCGCTCACGCCCGCCAGGTGGCCATGTTCCTTTGCCGTCAGATGTTGAACACTTCCTATCCGGCCCTGGGTCGTGCCTTTGGTGGAAAGGACCACTCGACGGTCCTGTACTCAGTCAAAAAAATCGATCAATTACAGGAAGATGACTTCGAATTGAAACAACTGTTGAAAACTCTGAAGAATAAATGTCGCATGTCGTGA
- a CDS encoding glycosyltransferase family 4 protein, which translates to MKIALCTPFKPLDNASVSGDVTIARDLRDALADLGNEVRVMPYFPAKEIWKRPYRWFGAHRAIEGMTATARCCDAWLTYGSYYKAPDIFGPTCAARLGIPYAIFQASYAVNRGKKLSTWPGYRLNRRAMLRADHIFCNRLNDLRGCARLQLPPDRYSHVPPGLPQGLLSRDETAGAALRREWGAKDARVVLTAAMMRAGVKTEGLRWVFRACAALVEQGRDVFLAVAGDGPRRAELEPEARNLLGDRVRFVGLVERDMLGGFFAAGDMFAFPGLAESVGMVYLEAERCGLPVVATDDEGAPQVVAHNHTGIITRATLDDFSRGLDELVSDPERCRALAANAPGYVAEEHDIARNYGHVVEVLRELAEARA; encoded by the coding sequence GTGAAGATCGCCCTGTGCACCCCGTTCAAGCCGCTCGACAACGCGTCGGTTTCCGGCGATGTGACCATCGCCCGTGACCTGAGGGACGCCCTTGCCGACCTGGGCAACGAGGTGCGGGTTATGCCGTATTTTCCGGCCAAGGAAATATGGAAGCGGCCCTACAGGTGGTTCGGGGCTCATCGGGCCATTGAAGGGATGACCGCGACCGCTCGATGCTGCGACGCCTGGCTGACCTACGGGAGCTATTACAAGGCTCCGGATATATTCGGTCCGACCTGCGCTGCCCGGCTGGGCATCCCGTACGCCATCTTTCAGGCCAGCTACGCGGTCAACCGGGGTAAGAAGCTCTCCACCTGGCCCGGCTACAGGCTCAATCGGCGGGCCATGCTCAGGGCCGATCACATTTTCTGCAACCGTCTTAACGACCTGCGCGGCTGTGCCAGGCTGCAGTTACCGCCGGATCGTTATTCCCATGTCCCCCCTGGACTGCCTCAGGGGCTGCTGAGCCGCGACGAGACAGCCGGGGCGGCCCTGCGCCGGGAATGGGGTGCAAAAGACGCCAGAGTGGTCCTTACGGCCGCCATGATGCGTGCCGGAGTCAAGACCGAAGGGTTGCGTTGGGTGTTCCGTGCCTGCGCCGCCCTGGTGGAGCAGGGCAGGGACGTCTTTCTGGCCGTGGCCGGGGACGGCCCGCGCCGCGCCGAACTGGAGCCCGAGGCCCGCAATCTGCTCGGCGACCGCGTCCGCTTCGTGGGGTTGGTGGAACGCGATATGTTGGGCGGTTTTTTCGCCGCTGGTGACATGTTCGCCTTTCCGGGTCTTGCGGAGAGTGTGGGCATGGTCTACCTGGAGGCCGAACGATGCGGTCTGCCTGTGGTGGCCACGGACGACGAGGGCGCGCCCCAGGTGGTGGCCCATAATCACACCGGGATCATAACCAGGGCGACGCTGGACGATTTTTCACGGGGTTTGGACGAACTGGTCAGCGACCCCGAGCGATGCCGGGCCTTGGCGGCCAATGCGCCGGGCTATGTGGCCGAAGAACACGATATAGCCCGCAACTACGGCCATGTGGTCGAGGTATTGCGGGAACTGGCCGAAGCGAGGGCCTGA
- the gyrB gene encoding DNA topoisomerase (ATP-hydrolyzing) subunit B: MSEKQYNAESITVLEGLEAVRKRPAMYIGSTDIRGLHHLVYEVIDNSIDEAMAGYCDKIKVTLHMDNSCTVTDNGRGIPVDIHPKEKVPAVQLAMTTLHAGGKFDNDSYKVSGGLHGVGVSCVNALSEFMETTVRRDGKTYRMKFERGHVTHELEEIGPSDSTGTTQRFRPDEEIFEVNQFEYDVLRKRFRELAYLNSGLEIEFKDERSGSTENFKFDGGIRQYVKDINSNMNTIGEIVYGEGESENMIVEFALQYTSSYKESTYTFANNIRTIEGGTHLAGYKTALTRAINNYVQNADLPKKLVQKLTGDDVREGLTSVISVKLPDPQFEGQTKTKLGNSEAAGLVAAVIYEKLNTFFEENPKEARFIIEKVVDAARAREAARKARDLVRRKGALSDNALPGKLADCQSKNPADSEIFIVEGDSAGGSAKQGRDPKIQAILPLRGKILNVEKTRLDKMLGNKEIRAMITAFGIGIGHEEEEKDYDKLRYHKVVIMTDADVDGSHIRTLLLTFFFRQYEELINRGHVYIAQPPLYRASKGKFERFIKDDVELDNFLLERIGGDLKVKTEAGTVLEGSKLNETMDKIRFLRTRFHEAETVGIDAVLYRKLMDFPERISFTYFEEHEPEQFKKDFETNGYRVEIETEHDQEMEKDRTYLVFENENGHRTRLAMEFFYSKLYKTAFQTYGELKESCGGFEFALDLKEGEVPVTGFFNLYDAVIEEAHRGWQIQRYKGLGEMNPEQLWETTMNPENRTMLQVTIEDAAAANDIFVDLMGDNVEPRREFIEKNALAVQELDI; the protein is encoded by the coding sequence ATGAGCGAGAAACAGTACAACGCCGAGTCAATTACCGTACTTGAGGGACTCGAGGCCGTTCGCAAACGTCCGGCCATGTACATCGGGTCCACGGACATCCGGGGCCTGCACCACCTGGTCTACGAAGTCATCGACAACTCGATCGACGAGGCCATGGCCGGCTATTGCGACAAGATCAAGGTCACCCTGCACATGGACAACTCCTGCACGGTCACCGACAACGGCCGCGGTATCCCGGTGGACATCCACCCCAAGGAAAAGGTCCCGGCGGTCCAGCTGGCCATGACCACGCTGCACGCCGGCGGCAAGTTCGACAACGACTCCTACAAGGTCTCGGGCGGTCTGCACGGCGTGGGTGTGTCCTGCGTCAACGCCTTGTCCGAGTTCATGGAGACCACGGTCCGTCGTGACGGCAAGACCTATCGCATGAAGTTCGAGCGTGGCCACGTGACCCACGAGTTGGAGGAGATCGGCCCGTCCGACTCCACCGGTACCACGCAGCGCTTCCGGCCCGACGAAGAGATTTTCGAGGTCAACCAGTTCGAATACGACGTTCTGCGCAAGCGGTTCCGTGAGCTGGCCTACCTCAACTCCGGCCTGGAGATCGAGTTCAAGGACGAACGCAGCGGCAGCACCGAGAACTTCAAGTTCGACGGTGGTATCCGCCAGTACGTCAAGGACATCAACTCCAACATGAACACCATCGGCGAGATCGTGTACGGCGAGGGCGAGTCCGAGAACATGATCGTCGAGTTCGCCCTGCAGTATACCTCGAGCTACAAAGAGAGCACCTACACGTTCGCGAACAATATCCGGACCATCGAAGGTGGTACGCACCTGGCCGGATACAAGACCGCCCTGACCCGGGCGATCAACAACTACGTGCAGAACGCCGATTTGCCCAAGAAGCTGGTCCAGAAACTGACCGGCGACGACGTGCGCGAAGGGCTGACCTCGGTCATCTCCGTCAAGCTGCCCGACCCGCAGTTTGAAGGCCAGACCAAGACCAAGCTCGGTAACTCCGAGGCGGCCGGCCTGGTGGCTGCCGTCATCTATGAGAAGCTGAACACCTTCTTTGAGGAGAATCCCAAGGAAGCGCGGTTCATCATCGAGAAGGTTGTCGACGCGGCCCGTGCGCGCGAGGCGGCCCGCAAGGCCCGCGATCTGGTCCGGCGCAAGGGCGCGCTGTCCGACAACGCGCTGCCCGGCAAGCTGGCCGACTGCCAGTCCAAGAACCCCGCGGACTCGGAAATCTTCATCGTCGAGGGCGACTCCGCAGGCGGTTCGGCCAAGCAGGGCCGCGACCCCAAGATTCAGGCCATTCTGCCCCTGCGAGGCAAGATCCTGAACGTGGAGAAGACGCGCCTGGACAAGATGCTTGGCAACAAGGAAATCCGGGCCATGATCACCGCCTTCGGCATCGGCATCGGCCATGAGGAAGAAGAGAAGGACTACGACAAGCTGCGTTATCACAAGGTCGTGATCATGACCGACGCCGATGTTGACGGCTCGCACATCCGTACCTTGCTGCTGACCTTCTTCTTCAGGCAGTACGAAGAGCTGATCAACCGTGGCCACGTGTATATTGCCCAGCCGCCGCTCTACCGGGCCAGCAAGGGCAAATTCGAGCGTTTCATCAAGGACGACGTGGAGTTGGATAACTTCCTGCTCGAGCGTATCGGCGGCGACCTCAAGGTCAAGACCGAGGCCGGAACCGTGCTGGAAGGGTCCAAGCTCAACGAGACCATGGACAAGATCCGTTTTCTGCGGACCCGTTTCCACGAGGCCGAAACCGTGGGTATCGACGCTGTTCTGTATCGCAAGCTCATGGACTTCCCGGAGCGCATCTCGTTCACCTATTTCGAGGAACACGAGCCCGAGCAGTTCAAGAAGGATTTCGAGACCAACGGCTATCGTGTGGAGATCGAGACCGAGCACGACCAGGAGATGGAGAAGGACCGCACCTACCTCGTTTTCGAGAACGAGAACGGTCATCGCACCCGCCTGGCCATGGAGTTCTTCTACTCCAAACTCTACAAGACCGCCTTCCAGACCTATGGAGAGCTCAAAGAGAGTTGCGGCGGGTTCGAGTTCGCTCTGGACCTGAAAGAGGGCGAGGTGCCCGTTACGGGCTTCTTCAACCTGTATGACGCGGTCATTGAAGAGGCCCATCGCGGCTGGCAGATTCAGCGCTACAAGGGTCTGGGTGAAATGAACCCGGAACAGCTCTGGGAAACGACCATGAACCCGGAAAACCGGACCATGCTCCAGGTGACCATCGAGGACGCGGCTGCTGCCAACGACATATTCGTAGACCTCATGGGCGACAACGTGGAACCGCGCCGGGAGTTCATCGAAAAGAACGCCCTGGCCGTACAGGAGCTCGATATCTAG
- the gyrA gene encoding DNA gyrase subunit A — protein MTNTITIESELKKSYLEYSLSVIIGRAIPDVRDGLKPVHRRILYAMHDLGNYHNRAYKKSARVVGDVIGKYHPHGDSAVYDALVRMAQDFSMRDMLVDGQGNFGSIDGDSAAAMRYTEVRMAKLCSEFLGDIEKQTVDFTPNYDNTLQEPSVLPTKVPNLLLNGTTGIAVGMATNIPPHNLGELIDGSIHLLDTPDCTIESLMQYIKGPDFPTGGTVFGGQGLIDAYTTGRGSIKIRGVVEVEEARKGHKEAIIIREIPFALNKSTLVEKIAALVHEKKIDGVADLRDESDRKGIRIVLDLKRGAIADIIINSLYKYTPLESSFGINMMAVVGKRPMLLNLKEVLKHFLDHRREVIIRRTKFDLDKCEKRVHILEGLRIALDNIDEVVKLIRASKTPDEAREGLMSRFSLSDIQAKAILDMRLQKLTGLEHDKLLEELAELMKKIEYFKSILSNDEVLKGVIRDELNEIKENYATPRKSELLKADLDSIDIEDLIPDEETVITLSQRGYIKRTPLSNYTAQKRGGKGIAGVQTGDGDFIHTFMLTTNHQHLVLFTNFGKMFKIKVHQVPEGSRYAKGGHVNNLLPLDKEEYIATCLSLREFADDKFFLFVTRKGMIKRSSIGLYGNCRTTGIRAVNLRDNDELMTVREIEPDVDCILASRDGSAIRFNINDARPMGRATAGVKGMALRPNDEVVACVVTGDQERDQLLTVSEGGYGKRTSIDQYRVQTRGGKGILNMRLTNKTGLVVGARMVNESDDVILLTSQNKVIRMSVSEVSQTRGRATQGVRLVRMDDDNKVVGFDLVMDDDEELGEVRS, from the coding sequence ATGACCAATACGATTACCATCGAGAGCGAACTCAAGAAAAGCTATCTTGAGTACTCCCTGTCCGTCATCATCGGGCGCGCCATCCCGGACGTGCGCGACGGGCTCAAACCCGTCCATCGACGTATTCTGTACGCCATGCACGACCTGGGCAACTACCACAACCGGGCCTACAAGAAGTCCGCGCGCGTTGTCGGTGACGTCATCGGTAAATACCATCCGCACGGTGATTCCGCGGTCTACGACGCCTTGGTGCGTATGGCCCAGGACTTCTCCATGCGGGACATGCTGGTGGACGGCCAGGGTAACTTCGGTTCCATCGACGGCGACTCCGCGGCCGCCATGCGTTACACGGAAGTGCGCATGGCAAAGCTGTGTTCGGAGTTCCTCGGGGACATCGAGAAACAGACCGTCGACTTCACGCCCAACTACGACAACACCCTGCAGGAACCGTCCGTCCTGCCCACCAAGGTGCCCAACCTGCTGCTCAACGGCACCACAGGTATCGCGGTCGGTATGGCCACGAACATCCCGCCCCATAACCTGGGCGAGCTGATCGACGGCTCCATCCACCTGCTGGATACCCCGGACTGCACCATCGAGTCGTTGATGCAGTACATCAAGGGCCCGGATTTCCCCACCGGCGGCACGGTGTTCGGCGGCCAGGGGCTGATCGACGCCTATACCACCGGACGCGGCTCCATCAAGATCCGCGGTGTGGTCGAGGTGGAAGAGGCCAGAAAGGGCCACAAGGAAGCGATCATCATCAGGGAGATTCCCTTCGCCCTGAACAAGTCCACCCTGGTGGAGAAGATCGCGGCCCTGGTTCACGAGAAGAAGATCGACGGCGTGGCCGACCTGCGCGACGAATCGGACCGCAAGGGTATCCGCATCGTGCTCGACCTCAAGCGCGGGGCCATCGCGGACATCATCATCAATTCGCTCTACAAGTATACTCCGCTGGAATCGAGCTTCGGCATCAACATGATGGCCGTTGTCGGCAAGCGGCCCATGCTGCTGAACCTCAAGGAGGTTCTGAAGCACTTCCTGGATCACCGGCGCGAGGTCATCATCCGCCGGACCAAGTTCGATCTCGACAAGTGCGAAAAGCGTGTCCACATCTTGGAGGGCTTGCGCATCGCGCTCGACAACATCGATGAAGTGGTCAAGCTCATCCGGGCGTCCAAGACCCCGGACGAAGCCCGTGAAGGATTGATGTCCCGCTTCAGCCTGTCCGACATTCAGGCCAAGGCCATCCTGGACATGCGTCTGCAGAAGCTGACCGGCCTGGAGCACGACAAGCTCCTGGAAGAGCTGGCCGAGCTGATGAAGAAGATCGAATACTTCAAGTCCATCCTGTCCAACGACGAGGTCCTCAAGGGCGTCATCCGCGACGAGTTGAACGAGATCAAGGAAAACTACGCCACCCCGCGCAAGTCCGAACTGCTCAAGGCGGACCTGGACTCCATCGACATCGAGGATCTCATCCCGGACGAGGAGACGGTCATTACCCTGAGCCAGCGCGGCTACATCAAGCGCACTCCGCTGTCCAACTACACGGCGCAGAAGCGCGGCGGCAAGGGCATCGCGGGCGTGCAGACCGGTGACGGCGACTTCATCCACACCTTCATGCTGACCACCAACCATCAGCATCTGGTGCTGTTCACCAACTTCGGCAAGATGTTCAAGATCAAGGTCCATCAGGTGCCCGAGGGATCGCGTTACGCCAAGGGCGGACACGTGAACAACCTTCTGCCCCTGGACAAGGAGGAGTACATCGCCACTTGCCTGTCCCTGCGTGAATTCGCGGACGACAAGTTCTTCCTGTTCGTCACCCGCAAGGGCATGATCAAGCGTTCGTCCATCGGCCTGTACGGCAACTGCCGGACGACCGGTATCCGTGCGGTGAACCTGCGCGACAATGACGAGCTCATGACTGTGCGCGAGATCGAGCCGGATGTGGATTGCATCCTGGCCAGCCGCGACGGTTCGGCCATCCGCTTCAACATCAACGACGCCCGGCCCATGGGACGCGCCACCGCTGGCGTCAAGGGCATGGCCCTGCGGCCCAACGACGAGGTCGTGGCCTGCGTGGTCACCGGCGACCAGGAGCGCGATCAGCTCCTGACCGTCAGCGAGGGCGGTTACGGCAAGCGGACAAGCATCGATCAGTACCGGGTCCAGACACGCGGCGGTAAGGGCATTCTGAACATGCGCCTGACCAACAAGACCGGCCTGGTAGTCGGCGCGCGCATGGTCAACGAATCCGACGACGTGATTCTGCTGACGTCCCAGAACAAGGTCATCCGTATGTCCGTGAGCGAGGTCAGCCAGACTCGCGGCAGGGCCACACAGGGCGTGCGCCTGGTGCGCATGGACGACGACAACAAGGTTGTCGGCTTCGACCTGGTCATGGATGATGACGAAGAGCTTGGCGAGGTCCGGTCATAA
- a CDS encoding homocysteine biosynthesis protein — MAEFKVNKTVKEINERIRKGKAVVVNAEEMIEIVRKEGKVKAAQEVDVVTTGTFSPMCSSGLLINIGQQPPVMKVSKLWLNNVPCYSGIAAVDAYLGATEPSDDDPLNKVHPGRFAYGGAHVMEDLLRGKAVHLRAEAYGTDCYPRRELDKDVTLADLPNAVMLNPRNCYQNYNAAVNLTNRTIYTYMGPLKANGYNVNYATSGALSPLFNDPYFRTIGMGTRIFMGGGIGYVIGEGTQHVQKPKRNERGIPESGSGTLMLKGDFKKMNARYVRAQSIIGYGVSLALGVGIPIPMLNEEMAWFTGVSNEDISMPVKDYGYDYPNGIPREVTRVSFAELRSGEITVNEKKTSTVPVTSHSMSLEVADKLKEWILKGDFLLTEKQDDIPSY; from the coding sequence ATGGCAGAATTCAAAGTGAACAAGACGGTCAAGGAGATCAACGAACGTATCCGCAAAGGCAAGGCCGTGGTGGTCAATGCCGAGGAGATGATCGAGATCGTCAGGAAGGAAGGCAAGGTCAAGGCCGCCCAGGAAGTGGACGTGGTCACCACCGGTACCTTCTCCCCCATGTGCTCGTCCGGGCTGCTCATCAACATCGGCCAGCAGCCGCCGGTCATGAAGGTCTCCAAGCTGTGGCTGAACAACGTGCCCTGCTACAGCGGCATCGCGGCCGTGGATGCGTATCTGGGCGCCACAGAGCCGTCTGACGACGATCCCCTGAACAAGGTCCACCCGGGCCGCTTCGCTTACGGCGGAGCCCACGTCATGGAGGATCTGCTGCGTGGCAAGGCCGTGCACCTGCGGGCCGAGGCCTACGGCACGGACTGCTACCCTCGGCGCGAGCTGGACAAGGACGTCACCCTGGCCGACCTGCCCAACGCGGTCATGCTCAACCCGCGCAACTGCTACCAGAACTACAACGCGGCCGTGAACCTGACCAACAGGACCATCTACACGTACATGGGTCCGCTCAAGGCCAACGGATACAACGTCAACTACGCCACTTCGGGCGCCCTTTCGCCGCTTTTCAACGATCCCTACTTCCGGACCATCGGCATGGGAACGCGGATCTTCATGGGCGGCGGCATCGGCTATGTCATCGGCGAAGGCACCCAGCATGTGCAGAAGCCCAAACGCAACGAGCGCGGCATTCCCGAGAGCGGTTCGGGTACGCTCATGCTCAAGGGCGATTTCAAGAAGATGAACGCCCGCTACGTGCGCGCCCAGTCCATCATTGGCTACGGCGTGTCCCTGGCGCTCGGCGTGGGTATCCCCATTCCCATGCTCAACGAGGAGATGGCCTGGTTCACCGGCGTGTCCAACGAGGACATCTCCATGCCGGTCAAAGACTATGGCTATGACTACCCCAACGGTATCCCGCGCGAGGTCACCCGTGTGTCCTTCGCCGAACTGCGCAGCGGCGAAATCACGGTCAACGAAAAGAAGACCTCCACCGTGCCCGTGACCTCCCACTCCATGTCCCTGGAAGTGGCCGACAAGCTCAAGGAATGGATACTCAAGGGCGATTTCCTGCTGACCGAAAAGCAGGACGACATCCCGAGTTATTAA
- a CDS encoding tetratricopeptide repeat protein, producing the protein MRRILVLILLAATVFAVAACSSPSSPGQEDIERARDSYSKGFYLEAEKDYERYLQVEPQGEFRKEAWDRLAEIAVSIKGDYDRAVVLLEAMYLELGGDQDTAWKIMFQLGEVYSELGNTAKAIEAFEKCLDHAQGNPEHVYKTQLRMARLYRSMGSYDLVAATLENCADSAADDEAKAKCLYELAQSYTFISSWSQAQKALDTLLALKDISDETRSLAIFLEADIAENDRDYAKAKELLESILQTYPNPKVVETRLANLPEVVPEPLPLVPPKQ; encoded by the coding sequence ATGCGACGCATACTCGTACTTATACTGCTGGCCGCGACGGTATTTGCCGTCGCGGCCTGCTCTTCGCCTTCCTCTCCCGGACAGGAAGATATCGAACGGGCGCGCGATTCCTATTCCAAGGGATTCTATCTCGAAGCGGAAAAGGATTACGAACGTTACCTGCAGGTGGAGCCCCAGGGTGAGTTCCGCAAGGAGGCCTGGGACCGTCTGGCCGAGATCGCGGTGTCCATCAAGGGCGACTACGATCGGGCCGTGGTGCTGCTCGAGGCCATGTATCTGGAATTGGGGGGCGATCAGGACACGGCCTGGAAGATCATGTTCCAGTTGGGCGAGGTCTACTCCGAACTGGGCAATACGGCCAAGGCCATCGAGGCCTTCGAGAAATGCCTGGATCACGCCCAGGGCAACCCTGAACACGTCTACAAAACCCAATTGCGCATGGCCAGGCTCTACCGGTCCATGGGCAGTTATGATCTGGTGGCCGCAACGTTGGAAAACTGCGCGGACTCGGCGGCAGACGACGAGGCCAAGGCCAAGTGCCTGTACGAGCTGGCCCAGAGCTACACCTTCATCTCCAGCTGGTCACAGGCTCAGAAGGCCCTGGACACGCTGCTTGCGCTCAAGGACATCTCTGACGAGACCCGCTCCCTTGCCATATTCCTGGAAGCGGACATAGCCGAAAACGATCGGGACTATGCCAAGGCCAAGGAGTTGCTGGAGTCCATCCTCCAGACCTATCCGAATCCCAAGGTGGTGGAGACCCGGCTGGCCAACCTTCCAGAGGTGGTTCCCGAACCGCTGCCCCTGGTTCCGCCCAAGCAGTAG